In Nicotiana tabacum cultivar K326 chromosome 17, ASM71507v2, whole genome shotgun sequence, one DNA window encodes the following:
- the LOC107777168 gene encoding protein NUCLEAR FUSION DEFECTIVE 4-like, giving the protein MVRLKEKLCLFFNNRWLVFVAAMWIQSFAGIGYLFGSISPIIKSSLNYNQRQLSRLGVAKDLGDSVGFLAGTLSEILPLWATLLVGAIQNFIGYGWVWLIVTGRSPTLPLWVMCILIFIGTNGETYFNTAALVSCVQNFPKSRGPVVGILKGFAGLGGAIMTQIYALIHSPDHASLIFMVAVGPAMVVIALMFLIRPVGGHRQVRPSDGFSFSLIYSICIILASYLMGVMLVQDLVDVSHTVTTIFTAILFVLLVIPVMIPISLSFSQATRGPSEETLLSESQKQDPGVSKHNDDQEIIFSEVEDEKPKDVDLLPALERQKRIAQLQTKLAQAAAEGAVRIKRRRGPHRGEDFTLMQALIKADLWIIFFSLLLGSGSGLTVIDNLGQMSQSLGYDNTHVFVSMISIWNFLGRIGGGYFSEIIVRDYAYPRHAAMAVAQVIMAFGHFFFAMGWPGAMYIGTLLVGLGYGAHWAIVPAAASELFGLKNFGALYNFLTVANPAGSLVFSGIIASSIYDSEAAKQAQERHPSQWNGASILSSFLAVEEPLKCEGAICFFLTSLILCGLCIIAACLSMILVYRTKAVYNQLYGKSRT; this is encoded by the exons ATGGTTCGTTTGAAAGAGAAACTCTGTTTATTCTTCAACAATAGATGGCTCGTATTCGTTGCAGCAATGTGGATTCAGAGTTTTGCTGGAATTGGATATTTATTCGGCAGCATTTCTCCGATCATTAAAAGCTCTCTTAATTATAATCAGAGGCAACTTTCACGTTTGGGTGTGGCTAAGGACTTGGGAGATAGTGTTGGATTTTTGGCTGGAACTTTATCTGAAATCTTGCCGTTATGGGCAACTCTTCTTGTGGGTGCTATTCAGAATTTTATTGGTTATGGCTGGGTTTGGCTCATCGTCACCGGTCGATCTCCTACTCTTCCCTTATGGGTT ATGTGCATTCTTATATTTATAGGTACAAATGGCGAAACCTACTTTAATACAGCCGCACTTGTctcatgtgtgcaaaatttcccTAAAAGTCGCGGTCCTGTTGTGGGAATACTTAAGGGATTCGCTGGCTTGGGTGGTGCAATTATGACTCAGATATATGCGTTGATCCATTCCCCAGATCATGCTTCACTTATATTTATGGTTGCCGTTGGACCTGCAATGGTGGTTATTGCTCTCATGTTTTTAATCAGGCCTGTTGGTGGCCACAGACAAGTCAGACCTTCTGATGGATTCAGCTTTTCATTAATTTACAGCATTTGTATTATTTTGGCTTCTTACCTGATGGGTGTCATGCTTGTTCAAGACCTTGTTGACGTGAGTCACACCGTCACTACAATCTTCACAGCTATTTTATTCGTTCTATTGGTAATCCCGGTGATGATTCCCATCTCCTTGAGCTTCTCTCAAGCGACAAGAGGACCATCAGAAGAGACTCTTCTATCTGAGTCACAAAAACAAGATCCTGGTGTATCTAAACATAATGATGATCAGGAAATTATATTTAGTGAGGTTGAAGATGAGAAGCCTAAGGACGTAGACTTGCTTCCAGCATTAGAAAGGCAAAAAAGAATTGCCCAACTGCAAACAAAACTAGCTCAAGCAGCCGCAGAAGGAGCAGTGAGGATCAAAAGAAGGCGGGGCCCCCATAGAGGGGAGGACTTTACCTTAATGCAGGCTTTGATAAAGGCAGACCTTTGGATTATATTTTTCTCACTACTTTTAGGATCTGGATCTGGTTTGACTGTGATTGATAACTTGGGTCAGATGAGCCAATCTTTAGGATATGATAACACACATGTATTTGTTTCCATGATCAGCATATGGAACTTCCTCGGTCGTATTGGGGGTGGATACTTTTCTGAAATAATTGTGAG GGATTACGCCTACCCAAGACATGCAGCCATGGCTGTTGCCCAAGTTATAATGGCATTCGGGCATTTCTTCTTTGCTATGGGCTGGCCAGGGGCTATGTACATTGGTACTCTTCTGGTCGGGCTCGGGTATGGAGCTCATTGGGCTATTGTGCCAGCTGCTGCTTCTGAATTGTTTGGCTTAAAGAATTTTGGAGCTTTGTACAATTTCCTCACTGTTGCGAACCCAGCTGGTTCATTAGTATTCTCAGGTATTATTGCTAGTAGCATATATGACAGTGAAGCTGCAAAGCAAGCTCAAGAGCGTCATCCCAGCCAATGGAATGGGGCATCTATTTTGTCAAGTTTTCTAGCTGTGGAGGAACCTCTAAAGTGTGAAGGTGCCATATGCTTCTTCTTGACTTCCTTAATACTATGTGGACTCTGCATTATTGCTGCTTGTCTTAGCATGATTCTAGTTTATCGAACCAAGGCTGTATACAATCAGCTTTATGGAAAATCTCGTACATAA
- the LOC107777164 gene encoding peroxidase 55-like, with product MHKFVLLLQPLDGREGKVKEKLKKGQIFKMERRRGLYLLIVATLSIVSGAEGQLVENFYGFTCPNVEFMVQQAVSTKFSQTFVTIPATLRLFFHDCFVEGCDASVLIASPNGDAEKDSSDNISLAGDGFDTVIKAKEAVEAQCPGVVSCADILAIATRDVVVLAGGPAYNVELGRRDGLISKASRVAGKLPEPHFNLNQLTTMFANHNLSQFDMIALSGAHTLGFSHCDRFANRLYSFTSSNPVDPSLDPEYAKQLMQMCPQKVDPSIAINMDPVTPRTFDNEYYKNLVGGKGLFTSDQVLFTDEASQRTVNDFANNAFEFNGAFVTAMRKLGRVGVKTGNQGEIRLDCTRFNS from the exons ATGCACAAGTTTGTTTTGCTTTTACAGCCACTGGATGGTAGAGAGGGAAAAGTAAAAGAGAAACTAAAAAAgggtcaaattttcaaaatggaGAGAAGGAGGGGTTTGTATTTGTTAATTGTGGCAACCTTAAGTATTGTGAGTGGAGCTGAAGGGCAACTAGTAGAGAACTTCTACGGTTTTACTTGTCCAAATGTGGAATTCATGGTTCAGCAGGCTGTGTCTACAAAGTTCAGCCAGACTTTTGTCACTATTCCAGCAACTCTGCGTCTCTTTTTCCATGATTGCTTTGTTGAG GGATGTGACGCCTCTGTTCTCATAGCTTCACCAAATGGAGACGCGGAAAAAGATTCTTCAGATAATATTTCCCTTGCAGGAGATGGCTTTGACACTGTAATAAAGGCAAAAGAAGCAGTAGAGGCTCAGTGCCCTGGAGTAGTATCATGTGCAGATATTTTAGCCATTGCCACCAGAGATGTTGTAGTGCTG GCAGGAGGCCCTGCATACAATGTAGAATTGGGACGTCGCGATGGGCTCATCTCCAAGGCTTCTCGGGTTGCTGGAAAATTGCCAGAACCTCACTTCAATCTCAATCAACTTACAACTATGTTTGCCAACCACAATCTCAGCCAATTTGACATGATAGCTCTTTCTGGTGCTCACACACTTGGCTTCTCTCACTGTGACCGTTTTGCAAACCGTCTCTACTCGTTTACCTCATCCAATCCCGTTGACCCTTCTTTGGATCCCGAATATGCTAAACAACTAATGCAAATGTGCCCTCAAAAAGTAGATCCTTCCATTGCTATAAACATGGATCCTGTGACTCCGAGAACGTTTGACAATGAGTATTACAAGAATCTGGTTGGAGGAAAGGGTTTGTTCACCTCAGATCAGGTGCTCTTCACTGATGAAGCGTCTCAACGCACTGTTAACGATTTTGCTAATAATGCTTTCGAATTTAATGGAGCTTTTGTCACTGCAATGAGAAAACTCGGAAGGGTTGGTGTCAAAACTGGTAATCAAGGTGAAATAAGACTGGACTGCACCAGGTTCAACTCATGA